The proteins below come from a single Streptomyces sp. SCSIO 75703 genomic window:
- a CDS encoding transketolase has protein sequence MNTGELAELGQQLRVDSVRASAAAASGHPTSSMSAADLMAVLLGRHLRYDFERPDHPGNDRFVLSKGHASPLLYSAFKAAGAVDDGELLTFRKLGSRLEGHPTPRRLPWVETATGSLGQGLPIGVGIALSGKRLDHDGHRVWVLCGDSELAEGSIWEAAEHAGYEHLDNLTLIVDVNRLGQRGPTRHGHDLDAYARRFRAFGWHTVEVDGHDVDAIDRAYGEALSTKGQPTAVLARTLKGKGVAAVENREGRHGKPLPDTEEAIAELGGPRDLHIRVQEPPSGEFPRRAGTGRLDLPRHDRGERIATRDAFGRALAALGTARGDVVALDGEVGDSTRAEFFAKEHPERYFECYIAEQQMVAAAVGMASRGWTPYATTFAAFLTRAHDFVRMASISGSGINLVGSHAGVAIGQDGPSQMGVEDLAMMRAVHGSTVLYPCDAHQTERLVAAMADLDGIRYLRTSRGESPVIYGPDETFPVGGSKVLRSSDRDRLTVVAAGVTLHEALAAADALAADDIPVRVIDLYSVKPVDRETLRRAAEETGCLLTVEDHRAEGGLGDAVLDAFTDGRPMPRLVRLAVRTMPGSASPAEQLHAAGIDAENIAAAGRLLVGEALVA, from the coding sequence ATGAACACCGGTGAACTCGCCGAACTCGGCCAGCAACTGCGCGTGGACAGCGTCCGCGCCTCCGCCGCGGCGGCCTCCGGACACCCGACGTCCTCCATGTCGGCCGCCGATCTGATGGCCGTCCTCCTCGGCCGCCACCTGCGCTACGACTTCGAGCGTCCCGACCACCCCGGCAACGACCGCTTCGTCCTCTCCAAGGGCCACGCCTCCCCGCTGCTGTACTCGGCGTTCAAGGCGGCCGGCGCCGTCGACGACGGGGAACTGCTCACCTTCCGCAAGCTGGGCAGCCGGCTGGAGGGCCACCCCACGCCCCGGCGGCTGCCCTGGGTCGAGACGGCCACCGGCTCGCTCGGCCAGGGCCTGCCCATCGGCGTCGGCATCGCCCTGTCCGGCAAGCGGCTGGACCACGACGGCCACCGCGTCTGGGTGCTGTGCGGCGACAGCGAACTCGCCGAGGGCTCGATCTGGGAGGCCGCCGAGCACGCCGGGTACGAGCACCTGGACAACCTCACCCTCATCGTGGACGTCAACCGGCTCGGCCAGCGCGGGCCGACCCGGCACGGCCACGACCTGGACGCGTACGCGCGCCGCTTCCGCGCCTTCGGCTGGCACACCGTCGAGGTCGACGGCCACGACGTCGACGCCATCGACCGCGCCTACGGCGAGGCCCTGTCCACCAAGGGGCAGCCCACCGCCGTCCTCGCCCGCACCCTCAAGGGCAAGGGCGTCGCCGCGGTGGAGAACCGCGAGGGCCGGCACGGCAAACCGCTGCCGGACACCGAGGAGGCCATCGCCGAACTCGGCGGCCCCCGCGACCTGCACATACGGGTGCAGGAACCGCCCTCGGGAGAGTTTCCGCGCCGCGCCGGCACCGGCCGCCTCGACCTGCCCCGCCACGACCGCGGCGAGCGGATCGCCACCCGCGACGCCTTCGGCCGGGCGCTGGCCGCGCTCGGTACCGCCCGCGGCGACGTGGTCGCCCTCGACGGCGAGGTCGGCGACTCCACCCGCGCCGAGTTCTTCGCCAAGGAACACCCCGAGCGCTACTTCGAGTGCTACATCGCCGAGCAGCAGATGGTCGCCGCCGCGGTGGGCATGGCCTCCCGCGGCTGGACCCCGTACGCCACGACCTTCGCGGCCTTCCTCACCCGGGCCCACGACTTCGTGCGCATGGCCTCCATCAGCGGCTCCGGCATCAACCTCGTCGGTTCGCACGCGGGGGTCGCGATCGGCCAGGACGGGCCCAGCCAGATGGGCGTCGAGGACCTGGCGATGATGCGGGCCGTCCACGGCTCGACCGTGCTCTACCCGTGCGACGCGCACCAGACCGAGCGTCTGGTCGCCGCGATGGCCGACCTGGACGGCATCCGCTACCTGCGCACCTCGCGCGGCGAGAGCCCGGTGATCTACGGGCCCGACGAGACCTTCCCGGTCGGCGGGAGCAAGGTCCTGCGCTCCTCGGACCGGGACCGGCTCACCGTCGTCGCCGCGGGCGTCACCCTGCACGAGGCGCTGGCCGCGGCCGACGCGCTGGCCGCCGACGACATCCCGGTCCGGGTGATCGACCTGTACTCGGTCAAGCCCGTCGACCGGGAGACCCTGCGCCGGGCGGCCGAGGAGACGGGGTGCCTGCTGACCGTGGAGGACCACCGGGCCGAGGGCGGCCTCGGCGACGCGGTCCTCGACGCGTTCACGGACGGACGGCCGATGCCGCGCCTGGTCCGGCTGGCGGTGCGCACCATGCCGGGCTCCGCGTCCCCCGCGGAGCAACTGCACGCCGCCGGGATCGACGCGGAGAACATCGCGGCGGCCGGCCGGCTGCTGGTCGGGGAGGCGCTCGTCGCGTGA
- a CDS encoding GNAT family N-acetyltransferase, with protein sequence MPHSAPRHLAEGPRVVLRHLTHEDGPEFTARVRESRDLHRPWLFPPDRADTYAAYATRLTGDPTRAGFLVCEKDGGGIAGFININNIVEGGFLSGALGYGAFAHAAGRGLMREGLDLVVRHAFGAMGLHRLEINVQPGNAASAGLARACGFRLEGFSPKMLFVDGAWRDHQRWARTAEGPA encoded by the coding sequence ATGCCGCATTCCGCTCCCCGCCACCTCGCCGAGGGCCCCCGCGTGGTCCTGCGGCACCTCACCCACGAGGACGGCCCCGAGTTCACCGCGCGGGTACGCGAGAGCCGGGACCTGCACCGCCCCTGGCTCTTCCCGCCGGACCGCGCCGACACGTACGCCGCCTACGCCACCCGGCTGACCGGGGACCCCACCCGGGCCGGGTTCCTGGTCTGCGAGAAGGACGGCGGCGGCATCGCCGGCTTCATCAACATCAACAACATCGTCGAGGGCGGCTTCCTCAGCGGGGCGCTCGGCTACGGCGCCTTCGCCCACGCGGCCGGCCGGGGCCTGATGCGCGAGGGACTGGACCTGGTGGTCCGCCACGCCTTCGGCGCGATGGGGCTGCACCGGCTGGAGATCAACGTGCAGCCGGGCAACGCCGCCTCGGCCGGCCTGGCCCGCGCCTGCGGTTTCCGGCTGGAGGGGTTCTCCCCGAAGATGCTCTTCGTGGACGGGGCCTGGCGCGACCACCAGCGCTGGGCCCGTACCGCGGAGGGCCCCGCCTGA
- a CDS encoding gas vesicle protein GvpG has translation MGLISEVLLLPLAPVRGSRWAIEQVLREAERIYYDPATVRAELGRLEEQLEAGDITEEEFDRQEDALLDRLEIATRTSAGWGDGTAP, from the coding sequence ATGGGACTGATATCCGAGGTGCTGCTCCTGCCGCTGGCACCGGTGCGCGGTAGCCGCTGGGCCATCGAACAGGTGCTTCGCGAGGCGGAGCGGATCTACTACGACCCCGCCACGGTCCGGGCAGAACTGGGCCGTCTGGAGGAGCAGTTGGAGGCCGGTGACATCACCGAGGAGGAGTTCGACCGACAGGAGGACGCGCTCCTCGACCGGCTGGAGATCGCTACGCGCACGAGCGCGGGATGGGGCGACGGTACGGCACCATGA
- a CDS encoding LD-carboxypeptidase, whose amino-acid sequence MRELTRPARLAPGARVAVVAPSGPVPGERLRAGVEVLRGWGLDPVVAPHVLDRHPRFGYLAGTDADRAADLQSAWCDPAVDAVLCARGGYGAQRMADLLDWEAMRAAGPKVFVGFSDITALHEAFATRLGLVTLHGPMAAGVDFLGTERAREHLRATLFAPESVRTLAWAGRALVPGRARGVTLGGCLTLLSSELGSPLARPSARGGLLCLEDVDEETYRLDRCLTQLLRAGWLDGVRGVLLGSWEGCAEAGLREMLADRLGALGVPVAEGVGFGHGAGALTVPFGTAAELDAGAGTLTLDAPALR is encoded by the coding sequence ATGAGGGAGCTGACCCGCCCGGCCCGGCTCGCCCCCGGCGCCCGGGTCGCGGTCGTCGCGCCCAGCGGGCCCGTGCCCGGGGAGCGGCTGCGGGCCGGGGTCGAGGTGCTGCGCGGCTGGGGCCTGGACCCGGTGGTCGCCCCGCACGTCCTGGACCGGCACCCCCGTTTCGGCTACCTGGCCGGCACCGACGCCGACCGGGCCGCCGACCTCCAGTCCGCCTGGTGCGATCCCGCCGTCGACGCCGTCCTGTGCGCGCGCGGCGGCTACGGCGCCCAGCGGATGGCCGACCTGCTCGACTGGGAGGCGATGCGGGCGGCCGGGCCGAAGGTCTTCGTCGGCTTCAGCGACATCACGGCGCTGCACGAGGCGTTCGCGACCCGGCTCGGGCTGGTCACCCTGCACGGTCCGATGGCCGCCGGGGTCGACTTCCTCGGCACCGAGCGGGCCCGGGAGCACCTGCGGGCCACGCTGTTCGCCCCGGAGTCGGTGCGCACCCTCGCCTGGGCCGGCCGGGCCCTGGTCCCCGGGCGGGCGCGCGGGGTCACCCTCGGCGGCTGCCTGACCCTGCTCTCCTCCGAACTGGGTTCCCCGCTCGCCCGCCCCTCGGCGCGCGGCGGGCTGCTCTGCCTGGAGGACGTGGACGAGGAGACGTACCGGCTGGACCGCTGTCTGACCCAGTTGCTGCGGGCGGGCTGGCTGGACGGGGTCCGGGGCGTGCTGCTCGGCTCCTGGGAGGGGTGCGCGGAGGCCGGGCTGCGGGAGATGCTCGCCGACCGGCTCGGCGCGCTGGGCGTGCCGGTCGCCGAGGGCGTCGGCTTCGGGCACGGGGCGGGGGCGCTGACGGTGCCCTTCGGCACGGCGGCCGAACTCGACGCCGGCGCGGGGACGCTGACACTGGACGCGCCGGCGCTGCGCTGA
- the ligD gene encoding non-homologous end-joining DNA ligase, with product MSTGGVRSVRAGGRRVEVHRPDKVLLPGLEGARPYTKGDLVEYHRAVAPFMLPHLRGRPLMLERRPDGLDGPTFMQKNTPEGYPGWITRAEVAKEGGTVVHTVCDDTATLLFLVDQAALTLHRWLSRTASPRRPDRLVFDLDPSGDDFEQVRTAARLLGDLLGELELPSGLMTTGSRGLHVVVPLTGRQDFDEVREFAREVAETLAGRHPGLLTTAARKKDRGDRLYLDIQRNAYAQTAVAPYTVRARPGAPVATPVAWDRLDDPALHARRWTVDDAVEQARTRPWEGIMSRPRSLGPARRRLRARGG from the coding sequence GTGAGCACCGGTGGCGTACGGAGCGTCCGGGCCGGCGGGCGGCGGGTGGAGGTCCACCGGCCGGACAAGGTCCTCCTCCCGGGCCTGGAGGGGGCCCGCCCGTACACCAAGGGCGACCTGGTGGAGTACCACCGGGCCGTCGCCCCGTTCATGCTGCCGCACCTGCGGGGGCGTCCCCTCATGCTGGAACGCCGTCCGGACGGGCTCGACGGGCCGACGTTCATGCAGAAGAACACCCCGGAGGGCTATCCTGGCTGGATCACGCGGGCCGAGGTCGCCAAGGAGGGCGGCACCGTCGTCCACACGGTCTGCGACGACACGGCGACGCTGCTGTTCCTCGTCGACCAGGCCGCGCTCACCCTGCACCGCTGGCTGTCGCGGACCGCGAGTCCGCGGCGGCCGGACCGTCTGGTCTTCGACCTCGACCCGTCCGGCGACGACTTCGAGCAGGTCCGCACGGCCGCCCGGCTCCTGGGCGACCTCCTCGGCGAGCTGGAGCTGCCCTCTGGCCTGATGACCACCGGCTCCCGCGGGCTGCACGTCGTCGTACCGCTGACCGGCCGTCAGGACTTCGACGAGGTACGGGAGTTCGCCCGCGAGGTCGCCGAGACACTGGCCGGGCGGCATCCGGGTCTGCTCACCACCGCCGCCCGCAAGAAGGACCGCGGCGACCGGCTCTACCTCGACATCCAGCGCAACGCCTACGCGCAGACCGCCGTCGCCCCCTATACGGTGCGGGCCCGCCCCGGGGCGCCCGTGGCCACGCCCGTCGCCTGGGACCGGCTCGACGATCCGGCGCTGCACGCCCGCCGCTGGACCGTCGACGACGCCGTCGAGCAGGCGCGGACCCGGCCCTGGGAGGGGATCATGAGCCGCCCGCGCTCCCTGGGACCGGCCCGGCGCAGGCTGCGGGCGCGGGGCGGCTGA
- a CDS encoding GvpL/GvpF family gas vesicle protein: MSTYVYAIGARAHPALPEGMGGVGDPPREVRILEAGDLVAIVSDAPEGLRPKRRDLLAHQGVLAEAGAAGCVLPMRFGSVAPDDDTVTAVLAERAEHYRERLRALDGRVEYNVKANHVEEAVLHQVMAENAEIRALAEANRQAGGGSYEAKIQLGEMVAAAVRTREAEDATALERVLEHVAEAVSTGPESTGWLANLSFLVDREAAERFLAAVERVRAELPHLEVRVNGPLPPYSFVEPGPAEPAATAAGGAGATAAEAGSG, encoded by the coding sequence GTGAGCACCTACGTGTACGCCATCGGCGCCCGCGCGCACCCCGCACTGCCCGAGGGGATGGGCGGGGTCGGCGACCCCCCGCGCGAGGTGCGGATCCTGGAGGCGGGAGACCTCGTGGCGATCGTCAGCGACGCGCCCGAGGGGCTGCGCCCCAAGCGCCGGGACCTGCTGGCCCACCAGGGCGTGCTGGCCGAGGCGGGCGCCGCCGGCTGCGTCCTGCCGATGCGCTTCGGCAGCGTCGCCCCCGACGACGACACCGTCACCGCGGTGCTCGCCGAACGCGCCGAGCACTACCGGGAGCGGCTGCGCGCCCTGGACGGGCGGGTCGAGTACAACGTCAAGGCCAACCACGTGGAAGAAGCCGTCCTGCACCAGGTGATGGCCGAGAACGCGGAGATCCGCGCCCTCGCCGAGGCCAACCGCCAGGCCGGGGGCGGCAGTTACGAAGCGAAGATCCAGCTCGGCGAGATGGTCGCCGCCGCCGTGCGGACACGGGAGGCGGAGGACGCCACGGCCCTGGAACGTGTCCTGGAACACGTCGCCGAGGCGGTGAGCACGGGCCCGGAGTCCACGGGCTGGCTCGCCAACCTCTCGTTCCTGGTCGACCGGGAGGCCGCCGAGCGGTTCCTGGCCGCGGTGGAACGCGTCCGTGCCGAGCTGCCGCACCTGGAGGTGCGGGTCAACGGCCCGCTGCCGCCGTACAGCTTCGTCGAACCGGGGCCCGCCGAACCGGCGGCCACCGCGGCCGGCGGCGCCGGCGCCACGGCGGCGGAGGCCGGATCGGGGTGA
- a CDS encoding glyoxalase/bleomycin resistance/dioxygenase family protein — protein MDILGATLRIYVDDLDRAIPFYEGLAGGPAQRFERGGVQVAAVGCFLLMSGPESQISVLRAVSATIAVTDVEETGRVLAGLGADIVAGPVVTPAGRNLIARHPDGVVYEYVDRRAG, from the coding sequence ATGGACATTCTGGGAGCCACACTGCGCATCTACGTCGACGACCTGGACCGGGCGATCCCGTTCTACGAGGGGCTGGCGGGCGGTCCCGCGCAGCGTTTCGAACGCGGCGGCGTCCAGGTCGCGGCGGTCGGCTGCTTCCTGCTCATGAGCGGGCCCGAATCCCAGATCTCGGTGCTGCGCGCGGTCTCCGCGACCATCGCCGTCACCGACGTGGAGGAGACCGGGCGGGTCCTCGCCGGGCTCGGCGCCGACATCGTCGCCGGCCCGGTCGTGACCCCGGCGGGACGCAACCTGATCGCCCGTCACCCGGACGGCGTGGTCTACGAGTACGTGGACCGCCGCGCCGGGTGA
- a CDS encoding gas vesicle protein, which produces MQQSQKSQQSQKPEQSEQSHERQESRSSPEPRRPKPMEVLREARAQFAELTGTAAEAVSSFERTEEGWSLEIEVLELERVPDTMSLLATYQVTLDAEGMLTGYRRVRRYERGRSDRGPGGR; this is translated from the coding sequence ATACAACAGTCACAGAAGTCACAGCAGTCACAGAAGCCAGAGCAGTCAGAGCAGTCTCATGAGCGACAGGAATCACGGAGTTCCCCGGAACCGCGTCGGCCGAAGCCGATGGAGGTGCTGCGCGAGGCGCGCGCCCAGTTCGCGGAACTGACCGGCACGGCGGCCGAGGCGGTCTCGTCCTTCGAGCGGACCGAGGAGGGCTGGTCGTTGGAGATCGAGGTCCTGGAGCTGGAACGGGTGCCCGACACGATGAGCCTCCTGGCGACCTACCAGGTGACGCTCGACGCCGAGGGCATGCTCACCGGCTACCGGCGCGTGCGGCGCTACGAGCGCGGACGCTCCGACCGGGGACCCGGCGGACGCTAG
- a CDS encoding NAD(P)/FAD-dependent oxidoreductase: MSRPRIVIVGAGFAGYRTARSLSRLTRRQADIVLLNPTDYFLYVPLLPQVAAGVLEPRRVSVSLSATLPRVRLVLGEADGIDPGERTVRYTGPEGERGTLRYDRLVLAAGSVNKLLPVPGVAEHAHGFRGLPEALYLRDHVTRQMELAAAGEDPEENRARCSFVVVGAGYTGTEVAAHGQMYTDSQVRRRPLPNGLRPRWTLLDVADRVLPEMDERLSRTAERVLRRRGVDVRTGTSVREATHDGVVLSDGTSLATRTLVWCVGVRPDPLVEALGLPLERGRLLVDPYLRVPGCEALFACGDVAAVPDLARPGRYTPMTAQHAWRQGAVCARNVAASLGLGPWRPYRHRDLGFVVDLGGTRGAADPFGVPLSGAAAGAVARGYHLAALPGGNRVRVAADWLLDAVLPRQAVQLGLVRSWSVPLESASPELARVPGGAAAREGGDPAGPRARSGEGAPEPGAARRPPPGPGVAPGPVRRTDAHAPDAPDRTSGPDDPHEPGGPG, from the coding sequence GTGAGCCGACCCCGGATCGTGATCGTCGGTGCCGGCTTCGCCGGGTACCGGACGGCCCGCTCCCTGTCCCGGCTGACCCGGCGGCAGGCCGACATCGTGCTGCTCAACCCGACCGACTACTTCCTCTACGTACCCCTGCTGCCCCAGGTCGCCGCCGGCGTGCTGGAACCGCGCCGGGTCAGCGTCTCCCTCTCCGCCACCCTGCCCCGGGTGCGGCTCGTCCTCGGCGAGGCCGACGGCATCGACCCCGGCGAGCGGACCGTGCGCTACACCGGCCCCGAGGGCGAACGGGGCACGCTCCGCTACGACCGGCTGGTGCTCGCCGCCGGCAGCGTCAACAAGCTGCTGCCCGTGCCGGGGGTCGCCGAGCACGCCCACGGCTTCCGGGGTCTGCCCGAGGCGCTCTACCTGCGCGACCACGTCACCCGGCAGATGGAACTCGCCGCCGCGGGCGAGGACCCCGAGGAGAACCGCGCCCGCTGCTCCTTCGTCGTGGTCGGCGCCGGGTACACCGGTACGGAGGTCGCGGCGCACGGCCAGATGTACACCGACTCGCAGGTCCGGCGGCGCCCGCTGCCGAACGGCCTGCGGCCCCGCTGGACCCTGCTGGACGTCGCCGACCGGGTACTGCCCGAGATGGACGAACGGCTCTCCCGCACCGCCGAGCGGGTGCTGCGCCGGCGCGGCGTCGACGTGCGGACCGGTACCTCCGTCCGGGAGGCCACGCACGACGGGGTGGTCCTCAGCGACGGCACCTCCCTTGCCACCCGCACGCTGGTGTGGTGCGTGGGGGTGCGTCCCGATCCGCTGGTGGAGGCGCTGGGGCTGCCGCTGGAGCGGGGCCGGCTGCTGGTGGACCCGTACCTGCGGGTGCCCGGGTGCGAGGCGCTGTTCGCCTGCGGTGACGTGGCCGCGGTGCCCGACCTCGCCCGGCCCGGCCGGTACACGCCGATGACCGCGCAGCACGCCTGGCGGCAGGGCGCCGTCTGCGCCCGCAACGTCGCCGCGTCCCTGGGCCTCGGACCGTGGCGTCCCTACCGCCACCGCGACCTGGGCTTCGTCGTCGACCTGGGCGGCACCCGGGGCGCCGCCGACCCGTTCGGCGTCCCGCTCTCCGGCGCCGCGGCGGGCGCGGTGGCCCGCGGCTACCACCTGGCGGCGCTGCCGGGCGGCAACCGGGTGCGGGTCGCCGCGGACTGGCTGCTGGACGCGGTGCTGCCACGCCAGGCCGTGCAGTTGGGGCTCGTACGGTCCTGGTCGGTGCCGCTGGAGTCGGCGTCGCCCGAACTGGCCCGGGTACCCGGGGGCGCGGCGGCCCGTGAGGGCGGCGACCCCGCGGGCCCCCGGGCACGTTCCGGCGAAGGGGCCCCGGAGCCCGGCGCCGCGCGGCGGCCCCCGCCGGGCCCAGGCGTCGCCCCCGGCCCCGTCCGGCGCACCGACGCCCACGCCCCCGACGCACCGGACCGCACGTCGGGGCCCGACGACCCGCACGAGCCGGGAGGACCGGGGTGA
- a CDS encoding gas vesicle structural protein GvpA, which produces MTVVPAQQSGGGGGSSGLYDVLELVLDRGLVIDAFVRVSLVGIEILKIDVRVVVASVDTYLRFAEACNRLDLEAGPRKEPGLPDLVGEMTESGARGKSKGALSGAAETISDAFQQARDEGSQRETSRPRTRKASASRRKEEQE; this is translated from the coding sequence ATGACAGTCGTACCGGCACAGCAGTCCGGTGGCGGAGGTGGCAGCAGCGGCCTCTACGACGTGCTTGAGCTTGTACTGGACAGGGGACTCGTCATCGACGCCTTCGTGCGCGTCTCTCTGGTCGGCATCGAGATCCTGAAGATCGACGTACGCGTCGTCGTCGCCAGCGTCGACACCTACCTGCGCTTCGCCGAAGCGTGCAACCGGCTCGACCTGGAGGCCGGGCCCCGCAAGGAACCGGGCCTGCCCGACCTGGTCGGCGAGATGACCGAGTCCGGCGCCCGCGGCAAGTCCAAGGGCGCGCTGTCCGGCGCGGCCGAGACCATCTCCGACGCCTTCCAGCAGGCCCGCGACGAAGGCTCCCAGCGGGAGACCTCGCGTCCGCGCACCCGCAAGGCGTCCGCCTCGCGCCGGAAGGAGGAGCAGGAGTGA
- a CDS encoding LLM class F420-dependent oxidoreductase: MPEYGYFLSCEQYGPAELIEQARMAEQAGFHALWISDHYHPWNGEQGQSPFVWSVIGALSEAVSLPVGTAVTCPTVRMHPAVVAQAAATSAVMTEGRFRLGVGTGEALNEHILADAWPPAHVRLEMLEEAILVMRRLLAGEEVNHHGTHYTVENARLYTVPDRPVPIDISGFGPSATKLAARVGDGYVTMAPDASMVEQYRKGGGGGKPVSGGTKVCYDTDRDAAVREVHRLWPNELLPGELGQVLPSPKHFEQAQELVTEDMVRANRVCGDDVDEHVAELKAFADAGFDRIYVNQIGPDLRGFFDFYRTKVLPQLQEPV; the protein is encoded by the coding sequence ATGCCCGAGTACGGCTACTTCCTCTCGTGCGAGCAGTACGGCCCGGCGGAGCTGATCGAGCAGGCGCGGATGGCCGAGCAGGCCGGCTTCCACGCCCTGTGGATCTCCGACCACTACCACCCCTGGAACGGGGAGCAGGGCCAGAGCCCCTTCGTGTGGTCGGTGATCGGCGCCCTCTCGGAAGCCGTCTCGCTGCCCGTCGGGACGGCGGTGACCTGCCCGACCGTGCGGATGCACCCGGCGGTGGTGGCCCAGGCGGCGGCGACGAGCGCGGTGATGACGGAGGGCCGCTTCCGGCTCGGCGTCGGCACCGGCGAAGCGCTCAACGAGCACATCCTCGCAGACGCCTGGCCGCCCGCGCACGTGCGGCTGGAGATGCTGGAGGAGGCGATCCTGGTGATGCGCCGGCTGCTGGCCGGCGAGGAGGTCAACCACCACGGCACGCACTACACCGTGGAGAACGCCCGCCTCTACACGGTTCCCGACCGGCCGGTGCCGATCGACATCTCGGGCTTCGGCCCGAGCGCGACCAAGCTGGCGGCCCGGGTCGGCGACGGCTACGTCACCATGGCGCCGGACGCCTCGATGGTGGAGCAGTACCGCAAGGGCGGGGGCGGAGGGAAGCCGGTCAGCGGCGGAACCAAGGTCTGCTACGACACCGACCGGGACGCCGCGGTGCGCGAGGTGCACCGGCTCTGGCCCAACGAACTGCTCCCCGGCGAGCTGGGCCAGGTGCTGCCGTCGCCGAAACACTTCGAGCAGGCGCAGGAACTGGTCACCGAGGACATGGTGCGCGCGAACCGGGTCTGCGGGGACGACGTGGACGAGCACGTCGCCGAGCTGAAGGCGTTCGCCGACGCCGGCTTCGACCGGATCTACGTCAACCAGATCGGCCCCGACCTGCGCGGTTTCTTCGACTTCTACCGCACCAAGGTGCTGCCGCAGCTCCAGGAGCCGGTCTGA